A stretch of the Sulfurihydrogenibium sp. genome encodes the following:
- a CDS encoding sigma 54-interacting transcriptional regulator, which translates to MMDLDLLDNLSTGVIFVDKNKEIKYVNKTAKDILNIKEGQSCKNLKVFDICEKCPIDYYNKHSTFPEFEDFNITLSCCSKKVCYSFKPVFENGEFVGIIEEIRDSTKVNQYIEIIKREKEFSHLILDSVIDAIIVVDNQGKIINYNQNAKNLLCREVDIKGMDLSLLIKKDLKELPSSREDIVIETPAYGKIKVSAIFTRLKSGEGSIFSFYVVPDCMLSQEAASNKSRLITKSSLMTYVLDIAKTVADTTANVLLEGESGTGKNVLAKYIHNQSSRRDKPFVKINCAAIPDNLLESELFGYVKGAFTGAVKDKPGKVELADGGTLFLDEIGELPIYLQSKLLHLIQDKEFERLGDTKTRKVDVRIIAATNKDLSQLVKEGKFREDLYYRLKVISIKVPALRERKEDIPFLINYFIDLYSKQYNKHIKGISPEAVRLLLDYDYPGNIRELENIIERAVILAKGKLIEVSELPDEVVYNTKILTQNNLDEEIDEKQKILRVLESVNWNKSKAAKILNIDRVTLWRKLKKYGLV; encoded by the coding sequence GCTTGATAATTTATCAACTGGTGTAATATTTGTTGATAAAAATAAAGAAATAAAATACGTAAACAAAACTGCAAAAGATATTTTGAATATAAAAGAAGGTCAGTCTTGTAAAAACTTAAAAGTGTTTGATATCTGTGAAAAATGTCCAATAGATTATTATAATAAACATTCAACATTCCCAGAATTTGAAGATTTTAATATAACTTTAAGCTGCTGTTCTAAAAAAGTTTGTTACAGTTTTAAACCTGTTTTTGAAAATGGAGAGTTTGTTGGAATAATTGAAGAGATTAGAGATTCAACAAAAGTTAATCAGTATATAGAAATCATAAAAAGAGAAAAAGAATTTAGTCATTTAATCTTAGATTCTGTAATTGACGCTATTATCGTTGTTGATAATCAAGGGAAAATAATAAATTACAATCAAAACGCAAAAAATCTACTATGCAGAGAAGTAGATATTAAAGGAATGGATTTAAGTTTGCTTATAAAAAAGGATTTAAAAGAGCTTCCTTCTTCAAGAGAAGACATTGTCATTGAAACACCTGCATACGGTAAGATAAAAGTTTCAGCTATATTTACAAGGTTAAAAAGTGGCGAGGGGAGCATATTCTCATTTTATGTCGTTCCAGACTGTATGCTGTCGCAAGAAGCTGCAAGTAATAAATCCAGACTTATCACTAAAAGTAGTTTAATGACATATGTTTTAGATATTGCTAAAACTGTTGCCGATACAACCGCAAACGTTCTATTGGAAGGAGAATCCGGAACCGGTAAAAATGTTCTTGCGAAATATATTCACAATCAGTCTTCAAGAAGAGATAAGCCTTTTGTAAAGATAAACTGTGCTGCAATACCTGATAATCTATTAGAAAGTGAACTTTTTGGGTACGTTAAAGGTGCTTTTACAGGTGCAGTAAAGGACAAGCCTGGAAAAGTAGAGCTTGCTGATGGTGGGACTTTATTTTTAGATGAAATAGGAGAGTTGCCTATATATTTACAATCAAAACTTTTACATCTAATTCAAGATAAAGAATTTGAAAGACTTGGAGACACAAAAACAAGAAAGGTTGATGTTAGAATCATTGCTGCAACGAACAAAGACCTAAGCCAGCTTGTGAAGGAAGGTAAATTTAGAGAAGATCTGTATTACAGGCTGAAAGTAATTTCAATAAAAGTTCCAGCACTAAGAGAAAGAAAGGAAGATATTCCGTTTTTGATAAATTACTTCATAGATTTATATTCAAAGCAGTACAATAAACATATAAAAGGTATATCTCCGGAAGCAGTAAGGCTACTTCTTGATTATGACTATCCGGGTAATATCAGAGAGTTAGAAAATATCATAGAACGGGCTGTAATTTTAGCAAAAGGGAAGCTTATAGAAGTTTCAGAACTTCCGGATGAGGTAGTATACAATACGAAGATTTTAACGCAAAATAATCTTGATGAAGAGATTGATGAAAAACAAAAAATATTAAGAGTATTAGAAAGTGTAAACTGGAATAAAAGTAAAGCTGCAAAAATTTTAAATATAGATAGGGTTACTTTATGGAGAAAATTAAAAAAGTACGGGTTAGTATAA
- a CDS encoding KamA family radical SAM protein — protein sequence MQNLEENFWQKIHLYKNISKEQWQDWKWQIANRITSLNELKQIIPIKNEEDFLKISQIFHFGTTPYYISLINPKDENDPILKQILPDIKEIDEKYQEGAFLDPFLEDVKSPVPGLTHRYPDRVLFRATNFCSVYCRHCMRKRMFLEDERARTKEEYDAMFEYIRNNKSIKEVLISGGDPLTLPNKKIEYILKNLYEISHIDIIRIGSRELVVNPYRFYDEKLLQLFEKYDKVWLITHFNHPNEITSETKKAVKNILSTGTPVLNQTVLLKGINDSKETIENLMRDLLKAKIKPYYLFQCDPTKGVYHFRTPLEVGLEIMEYLRGRLSGLGIPTFAVDLLGGFGKVPVLPNYIIEKNEDYIVFRNYENKTVKVKI from the coding sequence TTGCAAAATTTAGAAGAAAATTTCTGGCAAAAGATACATCTTTATAAAAATATCTCAAAGGAGCAGTGGCAAGACTGGAAGTGGCAAATAGCCAATAGAATTACTTCATTAAATGAGTTAAAACAAATCATACCGATTAAAAATGAAGAAGATTTCTTGAAAATATCACAAATATTTCATTTTGGAACCACTCCTTATTATATATCGCTTATCAATCCAAAGGATGAGAACGACCCAATATTAAAGCAAATTCTACCGGACATAAAAGAAATAGATGAAAAATATCAAGAAGGAGCCTTTTTAGACCCATTTTTAGAAGATGTTAAATCTCCTGTACCCGGTTTAACCCATAGATACCCTGACAGAGTTTTATTTAGAGCTACAAACTTTTGTAGTGTTTACTGCAGACACTGTATGAGAAAAAGAATGTTCTTAGAAGATGAAAGAGCAAGGACAAAAGAAGAATATGATGCCATGTTTGAATACATAAGAAATAATAAATCTATAAAAGAAGTCTTGATATCTGGCGGTGACCCCCTAACCCTCCCAAATAAAAAGATAGAATATATTCTCAAAAATCTTTATGAGATATCACATATTGATATTATAAGAATAGGAAGCAGAGAGCTTGTTGTAAATCCTTATAGATTCTACGATGAAAAACTATTACAACTATTTGAAAAATACGATAAAGTTTGGCTTATTACACATTTTAACCATCCAAATGAAATAACATCAGAAACAAAGAAAGCTGTAAAAAACATTCTATCAACAGGAACACCTGTTTTAAATCAAACCGTTTTACTAAAAGGAATCAACGATAGTAAAGAAACAATAGAAAATCTTATGAGAGATTTACTTAAAGCAAAAATAAAACCATACTATCTTTTTCAATGCGACCCAACAAAAGGAGTGTATCATTTTAGAACTCCGTTAGAAGTTGGTTTAGAAATCATGGAATATTTAAGAGGAAGATTGTCAGGACTTGGAATACCAACCTTTGCCGTTGACCTTTTAGGTGGATTTGGTAAAGTTCCCGTCCTTCCAAATTACATAATTGAAAAAAATGAGGATTATATAGTTTTTAGAAACTATGAAAATAAAACTGTAAAAGTTAAAATTTGA